CAATACTTTGAAATAGCAAAGAATGCCTCGATTACAATTAATACCAGGGCAAATACTGCATTTTTTATTTGGAAATTATTTAATGCATACGAACTTCAAGGTGACTACAAAAAAGCACTTGAGCACTATATTGAATATTCAGAGGCAAATAATGTGATTGAGGTGGAGAGAAACCAGAGAAGCCTACGAGAAAGTGAATTACAACTAAACGTTCTTAATCAAGATAAACAGCTCGCAGCAAATCGGCAACGACAATTCATTTATATTGCCGCCTTAGTTATTGGTGCTTTATTGATCGCTTTATTATATCGCAATTTCAGATTAAAACAAAAGAGTAATAAGAAGCTAAAAGGATTGAATGAAGAGTTGGCTCATAAAAACGAGTTGCTTGATAAGCGAAATGAAGAAAATGAACTACTCCTCAAAGAAATACATCATCGAGTGAAAAATAATCTAGAGATGGTCAAAAGTCTAATTGCTTTGCAGTCTGCTCAGATTGATGACCCTGCCACGAAGGAGGCTATGATCGCTAGCCAAAATAGAGTACAATCAATGGGCATCATCCATCAAAAATTATATCAGGGAACAAATCTTGGCAGTATAGAAATGAAGGACTACTTCCTAAACCTTAGCGAAGGCATTCTGGATACCTTCAATGCAGAAGAAAAAGTAAAGATTGAATGCGCTATGGATAATTTAGAGCTGGATGTGGATACAGCAGTCCCCATCGGGCTTATTGTAAACGAGCTTTTGACCAATGCACTCAAATATGCATTTGTAAAAAAAGATCAGGGGACTATTCTCATCAGTTTAGAAAAGACTTCGGATGATAATTTAAGACTAAAAGTTGACGATAATGGTGTGGGTAAAGTAGTTGGTTTAGCCCCTAAAGGAACAGGCTTTGGCTCACAATTAGTGCAGTTATTAACTCAGCAATTGAACGGAAAGATGAAGGAGCATACCAAAGAAGGCACTCATATTGAATTTGATTTCCTTATTAAGAAAAGTGCATAAATGAGCGAAAAGCTAAAAATATTAATCGTAGAAGATGAAATGCTAATTGGAGCAAACATTTCATTACAACTAAATGAATTAGGTTACGAGGTGACTGGAATCATTCCAAGGGGTGAAGAGGCTCTGCAACAGATAGAGAAAAACACCCCAGACATCATGTTGCTGGACATTAACCTTAAAGGAGATTTAGATGGAATTGAGACTGCTTTAACCATGCAAAAAACACATGATATTCCTATTATTTACTTGACGGCCAATACAGATGATGCGCATTTCAACAGAGCAAAAGCAACGAAACCATTCGGCTTTATCTCCAAGCCTTTTAAGAAATTAGATTTGCAACGGACCATTGAACTGACTATAAACCAAATGGAGTCGAAGGTCAAAAACAATGCTGATCTAGAATCTCAAAATAATAATTCCTTCCTTTTAAGTGATTGTATTTTTGTAAGGCATTTAAATTCAATGGTAAAGGTAGATATTAAGGATATCCTCTACATTGAAGCCGAACGAAACTACTGTCGCATTTTCTCTAATAGCAAAGAGTATTTGGTAGTTATGTCACTAAAAGAAATGGATGAAAAGCTTCCAGCTAAGCATTTTTTAAGAACTCACAGGTCGTACATTATTAACCTTTCTCAAATAAAAGAAATAGGTAACACACATGTAGTCATTGGGAACAAAGCACTTCCAGTTACTAAATCACAAAAAGATGAATTGCTAAAGCGCATTCAGACAATTTAGAATTCTATTACTTTCCCAAAGGTCAAGCAACCTTACTCGTACTCTCAATACTAACAACTACGTAATTCATCTAGGGAAACTATATTCTCTAATCGTAACTTCAGACCTGTTTTTTTCTAGATTTCCAATTTGTTTCCTCCGGACAGAAAACCACCACCCTTGGACAGTAAGACAGCGCATTCGTCCTTGATCGGTTTCTCCTTAGATAAATAATTCTCAACTTACTACAACAAGAGGGTTGAAATTCCTTTTAAATGAAATCTACGATAGGAAAATTCGATGAAATACTAATTCATCCTCTTTTACAATACATGCAAAAAAATGAGAAATATAATAATCTATTTGTCAATCATAAGCTTAGTGATTTTATCATCTTGTTCTAAAGAGTTGACTTCAATACCAGACAAGACAAGCGATGAAATTTCTGAGACTTACGAAATATTGAAAGATGTTTTCTACAGCTCAGATGCTGAACAAAAAATGGACATCTATCTTTCTAAAGACGCAAAATCTTACAGGAATAATAATTACACAATCGTTTTCCTCCATGGTGGAGCGTATTACTTAAGCGATAAAACTGAAGAGGAAATTTATATCCAACCCTACTTGAAAAAAGGTTTGAATGTGGTGAATATGAATTATCGAATTAAAAGGGGCATTCCGCTCGCTACAAACGATCTTACCAATGCCCTCAATTACCTAAAAGACCAAAACAGTAAGTATAATTTAAATTTAAACAACATCATCTTAACTGGTTTTTCTGCAGGTGCACAGATCGCATCAAATGTCGGTTTAGCTCAAAATAACCCCTCTTTTCCGGACAAACTAGATGATGGAATAACAATTAAGGGTATAATCAACTTTTCTGGTCCGGTAGATGATCTGGAAGTAATAGAAAAAATATTTATCGATTACGATTACGAACTATTCAGAAAGGCAGGGAAGGCACTATTCCCATCAGAAGGTTATGCAACAAAAGAAGTAGTGGCTGTTTATGAGCCTAATACTTATTTTGATGAAAATGACCCTCCCATTTTTTTATGGCATGGCGGGCAAGACGATCAAATTCCCCCTTCAACATTTGAGGAATTCACTGCAAAATTACGAGAGCGTAAAGATGTCCTAACTTACGTGCCTGATGGAAAACACAGTCCAAACGAGGAAGAATTAGAAGCTGCATACGCAAAAATATTCGTGTTTTTGAATGACTTGTAAAATGAACAATTGTTGACAATATTTTAAATATAAAAGCACTAGAAAATAATGATTTTAAAAAAAGGGAAGCCGAAAACTGAAAAAAAGAATCATTAAACAATCACTCTTACATCATGAAACACCTATTACTCCTAACCGCATTGATGGGTTCGTCAGCTCTTTTCGCTCAAACTGCAGAAGACAAATATGCGAACGATGTAAAATCAATAGATGGCATCATCAATGCTTATTATCAGGTCATTTCTGGTTCAAGTGAAGATCCATGGCAATTTGAAAGAGATCAATTTATTCATGCTAAGAATGCTGTCATCACTAGAATTGACGAAAACGGAAACGCTCAATCGCATTCATTGGCAGAGGAATATATCCCGTTGGCATTATCTCCCAAAGAAGATTTTTACGAGCACGAACTGAAAAGAAAGGTAAGCCGGTTTGGCAATATGGCTCAGGTATGGAGTGCATTTGAGATCAGGACTGATCCTGAAAGGAAATCAAATTTACGCGGATTAAATAGCATCCAGCTTCATTACGAGAATGGTAGGTGGTGGATAGATAGTTGGACTTGTGAAATGGAGTCTGGCCATAATACTGTGGTAACTGATTTTTTAAGAACAAATTGAAAGTAACACTTATGGCCTGAATTCAGTTAATGTTCATTACAACAATAGGGTGTAAATCGAAATTGTCGCTATTTTTAATTAAAGCATTGCATTTTGATAATTTATGAATGACCTCAAGATTTCAATCAACTAATGCATGGAGTCACAGATTAATTAAGCTTAGTAAAAACAACAAAACATGGACGAGATAAATAATTTACCAGAACAAGACGGACGGAACTTCATTGTGACTGGAGCAAATACTGGGCTAGGTTACGAGAACAGTTTATCTCTGGCGAAAAAAGGAGCTAAAGTGATAATGGCTTGCCGTAGCATGAATAAAGCCAATGCCGCTAAAGACAGCATAAAAGAGGAAGTTCCAACGGCAGACCTGGAAGTAATGGAGATCGACTTAAGTAGCTTAGAGTCAGTTCATAATTTTGCTAAATCCTATCAATCTAAATATGATCACCTAGACGTTTTAATTAATAATGCAGGAGTAATGATGCCACCCTACACAAAGACTAAAGATGGGTACGAACTTCAGCTGCAAGCCAATTTCCTTGGGCATTTCCTTCTCACAGGTTTGTTATTGGATACGGTCTTGAAAACACCGAATTCCAGAATCGTTACCTTAAGTTCTATTGCGCATAAAAGCGGTAAAATCAATTTTGACGACTTGCAAAGTGAAAAGAAATATTCGGCATCAGATGCATATGGGCAATCAAAGTTAGCTTGCTTGATGTTTACTTTTGAATTACAGAGGAGATTAGAGAAAGCAGGTTATGAAAATACAATCTCAACCGCATCACATCCAGGTATTGCCACTACTGAATTAGCGAGACATATGCCGAAAATAGTTTACTCACTTTTAAAATATACAGTGGCCCCTTTCCTCACGCATGCTCCAAAAGAAGGTGCTAAACCTACCCTTGTAGCAGCAATTGGCGATGCAGAAGGTGGTGATTATTTTGGTCCAACTGGGTTTAATGAGTTCAAAGGGAAGCCTGGTAAAGTGTCGAGCACGGACTTAGCAAAAGATGAGGATACTGCTAATCGACTGTGGGAAAAGTCGGAAGAGCTGGTGGGTTTGAAGTATTTATAGATGAAGACAAAATAGGTCAAATGAGAAAGTCTTCTTAGAAAAATGAAGGCAGTCTGACTGATTAAGCACCAAAGACCTGTAATAAATGTATGTTCTTAAGGAAGGTTAGCACCTCCGGAAAACAATCAGCCCATAAAAGAGTAAATTAGCTTATAGTCTTCAATCTAAAAACAACAGCATTTGGCGCCTCAATCCTTTAAACCCCAGCGTGTAAGTCTAAAAGATAGTTTTGCTACGCTCCAATTTGTCCCACGTTTCTTCACTGAAATCCGAAAGGTAAACCCTTTCCTTTTTTATTCAAACTTGATTTGTCGCATAATTAGCGCTTTACTACCGATAAGTATGCTTTGGGTCGGGAAGCTGATTATTGATGAAATCGTTTTGCAGATAAATGCCAAAACAGAAGACATGAGTCAGTTATGGTTGTTCATACTTCTTGAATTTGGTTTAGCGATTGCCTCTGATTTACTTAGCAGGCTTACTACTCATACAGATGCGCTTTTAGGAGATCAATATTCGATTGGCTCATCAGTAAAAATCATCAAAAAAACCGCCCAGCTCACGCTTTCGCAACTGGAAGATTCTGAATTTTATGACAAACTGGAACGGGCAAGACAGCAAACAACCGGTCGAGTAGGGCTAATGTCTAATATACTTACCCAAGGACAGGATATTATTGTAATTGCCTCCCTCCTTACTGGTGTCGTGGTATTTGAACCCTGGCTCATTATTTTATTGGTGCTGTCTATCATCCCTACAATATTAAATGAAATCAAGTTTAGCGGCACAAGCTATTCTCTAGCCAGAAGCTGGACGCAGGAGCGCAGAGAATTGGACTATCTCCGCTATGTAGGTGCAAGTGATGTCACAGCAAAAGAGGTCAAACTTTTTGGGCTCTCCGGCTACCTGGCAGATCGATTTAGCGTGCTATCTCAGCAATATTATAAAGAGAGCAAGAAGCTATCCTATCAACGTGCAACCTGGGGCTCCTTTTTCAACATTATCAGCACCTGTGCTTATTATGGTGCTTATGTACTTATTGTTTTCCGAACCGTTGCTGGCGTGCTCACCATAGGTGATCTTACCTTTCTGTCAGGCTCATTTAATCGTCTAAGAAGCAAGCTGCAAGGTCTGTTTATAAGATTCACAGCCATAACGGAGCGCGCCCTGTATTTACAAGATTATTTCGAGTTTCTGGATTTGCGGACTTCCTACAGCTCAGATCAGATCACTGAAACAATGAAAGAGGAAAACCTTCCTTTGCCTGAAACTATTAAAGAAGGTTTCGAATTTCGCAACCTTGGATTTAAATATCCTCGTTCAGAAAACTGGGTAATCCGAAACGTTAGCTTTCAACTAAAAGTTGGAGAAAAACTAGCGTTAGTTGGAGAAAACGGAGCAGGCAAATCAACACTCATTAAATTACTATTGCAATTTTATGCGCCCACGGAAGGAGAGATTCTACTTGATGGCATTCCAATTCATAAGTTTGATGCTGTCGAATATCACGATCGGTTTGGGGTTATTTTTCAGGATTTCGTGAAGTTTGACCTGAGCCTTCGAGAAAATATTGCAGTGGGTGAAATTGAAGAATTGGAAAATCAAGATCGACTTCAAAAGGCAGCAGAGAAGAGTCTTGCCGAGGAGGTCATTCAAGAGCTACCCAATGGCTATGATCAAAAATTAGGCAGGCGATTTAGAGATGGAAAAGATTTATCTGGAGGACAGTGGCAGAAAATTGCCATGGCTCGAGCTTATATGAAAGATGCAGACGTTCTGATTCTGGACGAACCGACTTCAGCACTGGATGCTAGAGCTGAATCAGAAACCTTTGATCGCTTTATCTCCTTGACGGAAGGCAAAACAGCGGTCATTATTTCCCATCGATTTAGTACCGTCCGGATTGCAGACCGTATCATGGTCCTCAAAGGAGGAAAGGTATTGGAGATTGGAACACACGAAGAATTGATGGCAAACAAGCAACTATATTCAGAATTATTTAATTTGCAGGCTGCTGGTTATCAATAACCATCTAATTACAAGAAAATATAATATGACAGACAGAGATGAGTTTTGATCACAATAAGTTACGTTTCTTTTTTTACAGTCTGTATAGTATACTTGCTCTAATTATCATGGTTGATTTTCTGATACCAGGGAATAAGGTGATAGATGAAATCTCTACTGTACAAAAAGAGCGACAACAATACTTTAATGCAGCACGAAATTTTCATTATTCCTATAAAGTTTCCACTTCTCAATATGATTTCTACATTACAGGAGATTATGCCAAAGAAATAGACATTAATGAAAGAATAGAATTTGAGGTGTCATTGCTCTTCAAAGAAGTAAATGAGTATAGACTGCTCAGTTTTGAGAAAAGTGATACTTATTCTCTCCGTTATATATCGAGTCTTTTCATACCTCTCCTGGTACTGATTACTATGGCATTTGCTTATTTTTCAAAAAAGAAAATAAGTACACTAATTTTTGTATTGCAAGTGCTGCTGCTGGCTGATCTTGTTTTTTTAATTCTGTGAAGAAGTTTGATTCTATTACTCTAACTGTGGCCCTCTCTTTAGTATTGTGGAATTAAAGTCAAGTCAAAGCAGATTTCTAAAGTTGAAACTCTAATGCTAGTCATAGCACCCCAAGTGCAGATCTCGGATCATTCAAGCCTCTATCCCAGTTCTAAACGGGATTTATAGAAAGCGAGTAGTAAAAGAATGATGCTAATAATTATATCAAAATTGGAATATTTACATTAGATTTATAGCCACTTATCATATTTAAGTGTTTTTTGCTACCTGGTTTAATGAAATTGAACAATGAAAATACCAGATTTTTCATAGTGGCACTAAGTTTGATATTTGCTTTCTTCATCAAAAAAAATACTATGAAAAAATTATTTACGATAATATTAGTGTTGGGATACATTGCCGCACATGCACAAACAACCATAAAAATAGAACCAAAGAAAAAACCTACCCCAACTACGCGAGTGGAAGCAGCAACTACCCCTCCCCAGCTTCGCACAATAAAGGGCGAGCAAAGGATAAAGGGTGAAAAGTTTAGTAGAAATACGATATACTTAAACCTTCTCGGAACTTCTGTTCCAGCATCAATTAACTACGAGCGAATAATAACCAAAAATGGTCTTATTAACTTTGGAGCAAAAATTGGCGGGTTTTACTTTAAATTTCCTGAGTATAATAAGTTAACACTAGCAAATGCAAGCTTTGAGTTTAATATGTTGGTTGGAAGAAAAAGCCATTTGTTTACTATGGGTTTTGGCTGGGCAGGATACTATGGGCAATGGTACTCCAATAGACAAGAGGAAACAAGAAATTACGGAATTCCTACAAGCACTTTCTCCATGCATTATAGATTCCAAAAACCCTCTCATAGTGTCTTTTTTCAAGTAGGATTCACTTCTACCACACTATTGGGTTTTGCTTCTGATGATTTGGTTGAAATGGCAATTGGAAACGCTGTAATTTATGGAATGGATTTAATATTTGGGGAAAAACCATCTTTTACGGTGCCTTCTATAGGAATTGGATATTCGTTTTAAAAGTAGTAATACGTTTTCCAAAAAACAGAAAATAGCGCTTCAGGATTAAGTTGGGGCGCTATTTTTATGTCATATAAGTAAGGATGTATGATGTTGACATTAGAATCAGTTTCACTTCGAATTAGAATTCAGTAATCCTCAGGCTTAAAGCAAATTTCATTGCTAAAAAACTTCACCATGAGTTTGCTGAATTAACTTTTTAGCCATTGAGGGAAATTTATTTACAAACCCCACTGATAAGCTAGCCCTGAATTGGTTTCCAAATAGGTTTTGCGTTTTCCTTCCAACCCACAATCTTTTTGCGAAGTGATTATTCCAAACCTTTTCGTATTGAGATTCTACTTCTGCCCTATCCTTAATTTTCTGTTCATAGAAATTAATTATAGTAGAACTAGCTATGAATCCACTGTGAATGGCCATGGCCATCCCATTACCACAAAGAGGTGTAATCAGTCCGGCAGTATCCCCTGCCATCAGCATATGATTCTCAACTGAGGCTTTTCTTTCAAATGAAATCTCATTGATGACTTCAGGCTTTTCAAAAAGCATTTCAGCACTTTCAAAAATATCTTTCAAAATAGGATTCTGAAACAAAATGGCCTGTTCCATCTCTGCTATATTACTGTTATTTTTTAAATTTTCCCTCCTACTTAAATAACAGATATTAACTTTTTCATCCTCCACATGACTTACCCCGCAATAGCCTCCTTTGAAATTATATAGGCCAATAACATCTTTCGGGAAATCAATTTTTGCATGATATTTCACCCCCAGGAAAGGGGATTTCCGCTTTATAAAATCTCTATTGAAAGTCTTGTCGAGCTTCGATCTTTTTCCATATGCATTGATTACAAAATCTGAATTGAGCTGTTCTCCAGTTTTCAGCTTCACTGTAAACTCATCTTCATTAAATGAAATATCACTTACC
This is a stretch of genomic DNA from Marivirga harenae. It encodes these proteins:
- a CDS encoding tetratricopeptide repeat-containing sensor histidine kinase, which translates into the protein MITRGNMFKVFCIVSFLLFELGHGISQDLSYDEAVARSSRYQQKALWFKEIPHFNRDSTVFYLDSAAALLQNTEPLRYDLLADLYRDITDRANRSHNFNVVDSLAPIGWGYYEKIPESRKDKILGYDLLINWALIKIIRGEPKPGLELFVKAQNLLENDPRPEIQLKLLKDKGRFLYQYGLPEEQEESFQYMRESVIAYEKSDYPEKNEALMTIYKVLTYHYADANSDSSYYYMDQIAGLLPQITNPFYHTWHSYSMGSKLIKKEKYEEAKTYLYKTIENLEKYNLKTIDLYQFAHLLLGEIAEVEGNYIKAIQYFEIAKNASITINTRANTAFFIWKLFNAYELQGDYKKALEHYIEYSEANNVIEVERNQRSLRESELQLNVLNQDKQLAANRQRQFIYIAALVIGALLIALLYRNFRLKQKSNKKLKGLNEELAHKNELLDKRNEENELLLKEIHHRVKNNLEMVKSLIALQSAQIDDPATKEAMIASQNRVQSMGIIHQKLYQGTNLGSIEMKDYFLNLSEGILDTFNAEEKVKIECAMDNLELDVDTAVPIGLIVNELLTNALKYAFVKKDQGTILISLEKTSDDNLRLKVDDNGVGKVVGLAPKGTGFGSQLVQLLTQQLNGKMKEHTKEGTHIEFDFLIKKSA
- a CDS encoding LytR/AlgR family response regulator transcription factor, whose protein sequence is MSEKLKILIVEDEMLIGANISLQLNELGYEVTGIIPRGEEALQQIEKNTPDIMLLDINLKGDLDGIETALTMQKTHDIPIIYLTANTDDAHFNRAKATKPFGFISKPFKKLDLQRTIELTINQMESKVKNNADLESQNNNSFLLSDCIFVRHLNSMVKVDIKDILYIEAERNYCRIFSNSKEYLVVMSLKEMDEKLPAKHFLRTHRSYIINLSQIKEIGNTHVVIGNKALPVTKSQKDELLKRIQTI
- a CDS encoding alpha/beta hydrolase, with protein sequence MRNIIIYLSIISLVILSSCSKELTSIPDKTSDEISETYEILKDVFYSSDAEQKMDIYLSKDAKSYRNNNYTIVFLHGGAYYLSDKTEEEIYIQPYLKKGLNVVNMNYRIKRGIPLATNDLTNALNYLKDQNSKYNLNLNNIILTGFSAGAQIASNVGLAQNNPSFPDKLDDGITIKGIINFSGPVDDLEVIEKIFIDYDYELFRKAGKALFPSEGYATKEVVAVYEPNTYFDENDPPIFLWHGGQDDQIPPSTFEEFTAKLRERKDVLTYVPDGKHSPNEEELEAAYAKIFVFLNDL
- a CDS encoding oxidoreductase; amino-acid sequence: MDEINNLPEQDGRNFIVTGANTGLGYENSLSLAKKGAKVIMACRSMNKANAAKDSIKEEVPTADLEVMEIDLSSLESVHNFAKSYQSKYDHLDVLINNAGVMMPPYTKTKDGYELQLQANFLGHFLLTGLLLDTVLKTPNSRIVTLSSIAHKSGKINFDDLQSEKKYSASDAYGQSKLACLMFTFELQRRLEKAGYENTISTASHPGIATTELARHMPKIVYSLLKYTVAPFLTHAPKEGAKPTLVAAIGDAEGGDYFGPTGFNEFKGKPGKVSSTDLAKDEDTANRLWEKSEELVGLKYL
- a CDS encoding ABC transporter ATP-binding protein, giving the protein MLWVGKLIIDEIVLQINAKTEDMSQLWLFILLEFGLAIASDLLSRLTTHTDALLGDQYSIGSSVKIIKKTAQLTLSQLEDSEFYDKLERARQQTTGRVGLMSNILTQGQDIIVIASLLTGVVVFEPWLIILLVLSIIPTILNEIKFSGTSYSLARSWTQERRELDYLRYVGASDVTAKEVKLFGLSGYLADRFSVLSQQYYKESKKLSYQRATWGSFFNIISTCAYYGAYVLIVFRTVAGVLTIGDLTFLSGSFNRLRSKLQGLFIRFTAITERALYLQDYFEFLDLRTSYSSDQITETMKEENLPLPETIKEGFEFRNLGFKYPRSENWVIRNVSFQLKVGEKLALVGENGAGKSTLIKLLLQFYAPTEGEILLDGIPIHKFDAVEYHDRFGVIFQDFVKFDLSLRENIAVGEIEELENQDRLQKAAEKSLAEEVIQELPNGYDQKLGRRFRDGKDLSGGQWQKIAMARAYMKDADVLILDEPTSALDARAESETFDRFISLTEGKTAVIISHRFSTVRIADRIMVLKGGKVLEIGTHEELMANKQLYSELFNLQAAGYQ
- a CDS encoding NAD(P)/FAD-dependent oxidoreductase, with the translated sequence MDKNKFKVIVVGGGLAGLISSICLQRSGVKTLLIEKKEYPFHRVCGEYISNEVKPFLERMDLFPAHFNPSVLNKFNLSDIKGNIAEIDLPLGGFGISRFQLDDFLYQKAVETGVEVKTKTEVSDISFNEDEFTVKLKTGEQLNSDFVINAYGKRSKLDKTFNRDFIKRKSPFLGVKYHAKIDFPKDVIGLYNFKGGYCGVSHVEDEKVNICYLSRRENLKNNSNIAEMEQAILFQNPILKDIFESAEMLFEKPEVINEISFERKASVENHMLMAGDTAGLITPLCGNGMAMAIHSGFIASSTIINFYEQKIKDRAEVESQYEKVWNNHFAKRLWVGRKTQNLFGNQFRASLSVGFVNKFPSMAKKLIQQTHGEVF